In Pseudobdellovibrio exovorus JSS, the genomic stretch AGTCTTTCCACTTCGATTTGCTCTTCAGTCTCTTCACACATACCGAAAGCACCACTTTCAATGCGACCTAATGCACTTTCGATCTCGAATAATTGAGATCTTAGGCGATCATTTAAGTTCAACATTTCTTGCTCAGCTAGAAGACGCATTGTTTGATCGGCTTCGTCTCCGCCTTTTTCACCCAAGTCTAATTTTTCACGAGCTTCTTTTACGCGATTCAAAAGGTCCATTTTGGTTTTTAAAAGCTTTTCTTTGCACTCTTTAACCAATTGGTCTGTCAACTTCTCGGTTCCGTGTTTAGCAGCGCCTTTTGCCATGTTACCCCTCCAGTGAGTGATCTGAGCGATCCAGTTTTAAGTTTTTAAATATCGGCATTATCTGCCTAAAACTTAAGTTCCAAATTGGAACCGCCTTATCTAAATGTATTCTTGTAATTTTTGCAATCAAAAATCTTACAAAAAATTAAATGGTGTAACATATTGTAATTACTAATATAAAATTAAAACTCACATCTTAATGCAATGTGCTAAATTGCATAAAAAAGAGTAAAAAATGACGTAACCTTAAATAACTGGAGCTTTTAATCTAATTTAAGATTTTTTTAGCGGTTGAATTCCAAGAAAGTGTACGGCATCTGTACCCCATGAGAATCTTCTTTTTTGCTCTTTCACTGTTAACCACAGCTCCCGTTTGGGCCCAAATTCCAGATGGGCTTTGGCTCACTCCCTGCCAGCATGGTCTTCAACGAAAACAAGTTTACAAAGATGCCTTAAGCACAACAACCGAGTTCTTCCACCATGAAGCCAACTGCCATGATCTGGCTTTGAGCTTCACCACGATTGGCCCCGTTCACTTCAATCTGGATAGTGCGAATCCCCACTTTATTGAATTCACCTACGACAGTATCGCCCTGACCCTACACAAACAGAGTCTTGTAGATAATTTTAACCAAAGACAGGTCTGCGGAATTCAAAGTTGGCAAATCAATCAACCACAGGTCATTACCGGCTTGCAGTGCGCTCTTTTCACCGCAGACTCATTGGTGCAAGTGCCCCATGTGGGACAAAGACGCTATGGAATTTATGAAATCGTTGGACCCCATCTTTATTATGGCCAACTGACACAGGAAACGGACGGATCCTCAGTTGAACGACGTCCAACTGAGTTCAATCGGTCTATTGAATATACTTTTCAAAAGTAGCGCGAATCTCTCCGCTTAAATAAGGAGTCAACATACGCATAATGTGGCGTTTTGCCTTTTCGACAGTACGTTGATTAGGAGCGCGATCCACGGTTTCAAAGAACTGCATGAAGCTGTTTGAAGCCACGAAAAGTAATTCGCCCACAAATTCCAACTCGTTCTTAGACTTAATTGGCTCCATATAGCCTGAACGCACCCAGTGCTTGTGCAAGATAATCATGTGGCGGCCTAATTTTTTAAGGTGGGCTCTCCACAATTTTGAAAGCTCAGGATCTTTTTTACGAAGGGTGTACAGCTCGCGATGGAAAAAGCGGTACTTCCAGTACAACTCAAGGTTTTTATCAATGAAATCGATCAACTGCATCTGTTGATTTTTCTTTGCTAACTTGGTCTGAGGCTGCCAAATTTCCGTGGTCTCAGCAGCTAGCCTTTTGAACAGCTCTCGAATGATTTGTTCTTTGTTTTTATAGTGAAAATAAAGATTACCGGGGCTCATCTTCAGATCACGAGCGATATCGTTAGTCGTTACCTCGCTTGCGGCATGTGTATTAAATAGATCCAAAGCACCCAGTAGAATTCTCTCTTTAGTTTTCATTCGAATATCATAAAACTATCCTTAAGGGGTTGAGAACATTTTTCTTATAGTGTTATAATAAAATCTTTGAACAACGTTAAACAGGAAGTGTAACAATGTTTCAGAGTCGATTTCATAGCTTAAATAATCTATTTAACAGATATCGCCGATTAGCTGCTTTGATTTTAGTTCCTATCGGTTTACTTGTTAGTGCCTTTGCTATCTATGATGATATCCAATCCTACACTTCCGAAAACTCATCTGCTTACTCTGTATCTCGCCAAATGCTCTCTGAAGCTCTTGGTGGTCAAATCACTCAAAATGTTTTCCCTGAAAAAATCGCACTCCCCCTATCTAAAGGGGATGATCCTGCCGAATATCGTGTCAATTACACTTTAGCTTCTGACTTACAAAACCATGCAGAAGCACTTCTAAGACGTTACAAACCTGACTATGGCGCTATCGTGATGATGGATGCTCGCACAGGTGAAATCTTAGCGATGACCAGCTTTGAAAAGAATAATAGCGAAAACGATGACAACTTGGCTTTGAAGTCAGGCTATCCCGCAGCCAGCGTTTTCAAAGTGATCACAGCTGCTGCTGCCGTAGACAAAGCTGGTATTACACCTGAACACCGTATCGCTTTTAATGGTGGCAATTACACTCTTTATAAAAAGAATGTCCTTTCTGATAACGTCAATCGCTGGACACGCTTTATCACACTCAAAGAAGCCTTCGCGATGTCGATCAACACCGCCTTTGGACGTCTGACTTTAGAGTCTTTAGAGCCAGAAGATCTTTCTGAGTACGCCCGCAAGTTCTTCTTTAATAAAGAAATCCCTTCCGACTTCCCTGTGGAAACCAGCTCTATTTTTGTTCCTGATGAAAAAGGTTATGCTCTGGCGCAGGTAGCCTCTGGCTATAATCGCTTCAACACATTAAGCCCTGTACACGGCGCGATGATCGCTTCGGCTATTGTCAACGAAGGGCAAATACCGGCTCCTTATTTAGTTAAAAGTATCGAAAACGATCAACACGAAGTGATCTATTCTGCCCAACCTCAGATATCAGGACAGGCTATTTCTGCCAAATCTGCAAATAAAGTAAAGCAAATGATGGAGCAAACGGTCCTCACTGGAACTTCACGCAAAACATTCCGTCGTATTGTGCGTGAACGTCAATTTAAAGAAGTTGAAATGGGTGGAAAAACAGGTCACTTCACAGGCACAAACCCACGCGGCAGAACAGACTGGTTTGTGGGTTATGCTTCTGACGAAGACAGCCGCATTGCTATCGCAGCTATCACAGTGAATGTAAAATACTGGACAGTTAAATCTTCGGCTTTAAGCGAGATGATGTTCAGACGCTACTTTAAAAATAAACTGGAAGAAGCCAAAATGCTTTCGGATACGGACGAGCATGATGGTGAAGCCGAACGCCCTGCGCGCAAGACAGCACGCGCACGCAAACACCGCTCTTAATAAGCTCTCGCAGAACTCTTACCAAGTTCTGCACTTTTTAAATTTAAATTAAAATTCGAATGTGGCCACAACGGGGCAGTGATCTGACCCCTCTTGCTGCATCAGTACATCACAGCTTCTAAGATGCGGCACCAGTGCGGGTGTCACGCAGATATGATCAATACGCCATCCGTTGTTTTTAGGACGAGCTAGCTCGCGATAAGACCACCACGAATAGACATTCTTAGTGTCAGGCGAAAACTGGCGAAAGGCATCTACAAAACCTGCCTGTAAGAAAGTTTGAAACCATTCGCGCTCTTCAGGTAGGAATCCAGACTCTCTTGAAAGAAAGACCGGATCGTACACATCGTGCTCAAGGTAAGCGATGTTGTAATCGCCCACCACCACGATTTCACGACCCTTACGCATTTCAAATTTTAAATGAGCCAAAAGTTCTTTTAAGAAAACCTGTTTGAAGTCATGACGCTCTTGACCTGAGCCTCCGTTAGGAAAATAGATATTATACAAGTCGAAGTGTTCATGGCGCGTCCAAACAATGCGGCCCTCTTTTGTGTACGCAGGTTTATCAATAGACGTGAGGATTTTTTCTGGCTCTTGTTTACAAAATGTCGCTACGCCAGAATATCCTTTTCGCTCTGCCGACGACCAATAGCTGTGTGGGTAACCCAATGTCTGCAAAACAGGTTCAACTTGATCACGATGTGCTTTTGTTTCTTGTAAACACAGAATATCCGCAGACTGGTCCTCTACAAATTGTCTTAAGCCCTTGTCATAACTTGCGCGAATCCCATTCACATTCCAGGTGATCAGCTTGATGGTTTTCATTGTTAAAATCCCCCAGTTGTGGCAACAATAGTTGAGCATGAATATGAAGGCAAGTTTCGTCTGTTATTTAAAAGAAAAATATCCAGAATTTGACTTACCTCAATTGAATGAATTGGTTTCGGAACAGCTTCTTTCTCCGTTTCAAATTCCCCTGAGCACTTCTCAAATCCAACAAATTCGCACGGAAATTCAACAGTACTGGAAACTCCGTCAATGGGGGACATCAAATTTAGCAGCAGAGTATGATCAGCTTCAGCTTCGCCGCCCCGAAAATTTCTCGGCTTGTATGAGCTATGATTTTCATATCGGAGCCAATGGCAACCCCGAGCTTATCGAGATCAACACCAACGCTTCATTTTTAGCTTTAGGACTCGATCTTTACTCGTTTCTGAATTTGCCCAATGTGGGCAATCCTCAATTCGACAAGAATGCACTGACGAAAATGTTTCAAGATGAAATGAGCCTGTCCCAAACTGATGGACGGACGTTGTCGATCATAGATGAAAAACCTACTGAACAAAGATTGTATTTAGAGTTTTTAATTTATGAATCTCTGTTTAAAAAACAGGGCCTTCATTGCGACATTTTAGATATCAGTGAGTCTGAACAAATACTTAAAGATGTCTTTGTCTACAATCGCCATACCGATTTCTATCTGCAAGAGGAAAAGTCCAAAGCTCTCAGACAGCTATTTAATGAATCGAAGATTCAACTGTCACCGAATCCCTATGAATACTTTCTTCTGGCAGATAAAAAAAGATTGCTGGATTGGAACCAACAATCGGATGTTCCGTGCCCCACTAGCCTTTTAAAAGTTTATGACCTCGGCAAAGAAGATAAAGAGTTTATCTGGTCCGAAAGAAAAAACCTATTCTTCAAACCAAAGCAATCTTTCGGTGGCAAACAGGCCTACAAAGGAGCTTCCATCAGTCGTAAAGTTTTTGAAAGTGTCATGACAACAGACTTTATCGCTCAGCAGTACTCGGCGGCTCCAAATATCACTTTTGATTACTTAGAAACACCAACTGAATACAAGTATGATTTACGCTGCTTCGCCTATAAAGATGAGCTTCAAATGATTGTGGCGCGAATATACCAAGGCCAGACAACCAATCTGCGCACTACAGGCGGTGGCTTTGCTGCCATCACATTGGCTTAATTTCTTCACATGAATACAAATATTAAGAGTTAGTTGATCGAGTGAGCTTTTTGCTCTGCCAATGAAGAGGACCATGGCTGCACGCAGCCTAGATGTTGAACAGCAGTTGCCAAATAACTGTCTTCAGAGTTTGAAGTCCCTTTTAAAGTCCCAACTGAATCGCATGCAGGATACGAATACGCTCTGACTTTTTCTCGTTCAGCAAGGCCCGCGTAAAGGTTTTCTTCCGCCTTCAGTGGATTAAGATATAAGTTTTCTTCTCGCCGAGCATGTTCATTATCCTCTATCACTACATCTGGAACGACACCACGCAACTGAGTCGAATTACGACTTGGCAGTAAGTAAAAACCTTGGGTTTTATATAAAGTCACTTTTGGATTAAGCTTCCATGATTCGGGCTCTTGAAAAGTTCCCTTTCCAAAGCTTCTTTCCCCAACGATTAAGGCACGTCCATACTCTTGCAAAGCTCCAGCTAAAAGCTCAGAAGAGCTAGCAGAAGATGAATTGATCAACACCACTAATGGTCCGTCATAAAGTTGCTCTTCAGAAGTTAAAGCCACTTCGTTTGGCTGCTCCGGAGAGAAATACTCAACATAGTAAGCTTTTTTATTTTTGCCCAAGAACAATCCCGCAATACAAGCAGCCTGCTCCATTTGCCCACCAGCATTGTCACGCAGATCCAAAATCATACCGCCCACTTTTTCTTCGCGTGCTGTTTGAATAGCACGGGCGATTTCAAGGCAGGCTCCGCTACCAAATTTAGTGAAGTTCACGTAGGCATAGTTTTTATTACTCTTAATTAAACTGTATTGAACATGGTTCAATTGGCGATAGGTTCTTTGCAGTTTCAAATTCAGAGTTTGCTCGCCTCGCTGTACGACAAATACAAATCCGGTTTTTTCTTCATTCGTCATCAAGTCAGAAAATTCAGAGTAACTCAGGCCCTTTAAATCGATGGAATCCACCGACAGCACTTTATCCCCAACTCGTATCCCAGCTAGCTCGGCATCTGAGTTTTTCGATACACGTCTGATATAAAAATCACCTTGTAGTTTTTCGTAAGAAATTCCCACAAAAAACTTAGAGCGGTCCATTTTAGATCCCACATTGCTATAGAAATTTAGAGGCAATACATACGTGTGAGGATCTGCATATACAGATAAAAACGCATTGATCATGCGCCCATAGAATGAAGATTTTAGTTCGTCTTTTTTAGCGCCTTGGATTAACTCTTGTAGCTCTTTTTCAAAATCTAGGCGCGAAGTCAAATTTTCGGCATACAGGCTCATCAGATCTTTTTCATTTTTTTCAACTAAGTAATCCGATTCCACCACATCCACTAAGCGACCTGATTGCAGATCCACTTGCTTTTGTAAAAGCAGCGCACTTTGTGATAAAGCCGCAAGGCAAGCTTTGTAATAGCCTGCCGAACTATTGCACTTTTGATTGTTAATGATCTCAGACACTTCAGAAAAACCAAGAGCTGTTTTATCCCAGTAGGCCTCGATTTTTTGTTTCTCGGAGCTATCTGTCTGATCAAAGAAATATATGGTCTTAGCCGACAATCCCCCGATACCGGCTAAGACCATACCCAGAAGTACTCCCAGAAAACTGATAAAAATCGCTAATAAAACTCTCAACGTCCAACTCCAACAGCAATAGTACCGGAAGACTCCGATGCACCAGTAAATACCGAAGCAACCTATGTGCCGATTTGAGACATATCTAAACCCAATTTAAGGCCCCTAGAGGCCCAGTTGGGGCGTTTGATCGCGCAAAATGGGGTATTATTTTCAAAACTGACCAAAACCAACACACCTAAAAGAACTTGCGAACATTGCGAGTCATACAAGATACTAGCCGCATGATTATCGTAACTGGAGCTAACGGATTTATAGGCAGTGCCATGGTATGGCAACTTAACCAAAATGGTCTAACGGATATTATCGCCGTGGATAGTGTTTCTTTGGATAAACGTGATCTTTTAAAGAAAAGAACTTACACACGTTTTTACGAAGCCAATGAGCTTTGGTCATTCTTGCAAACAGAAGAAGCCCGCAAAAATGTTTCATGGATTATTCACATGGGAGCTTGCTCTTCGACGACTGAAACTAACTGGGACTTCTTGTACTCAAATAATTTTCAATACTCACAACGACTTTTCGAATGGTGTGCACAGAATAAAAAAAGTTTAATTTACGCCAGTAGTGCCGCAACTTATGGTGCCGGAGAGAATGGCTTCAATGACGTATTCGATTCTGAAAAATTGAAGCCACTAAATCTTTATGGTGAATCAAAAGTGATCATGGATCGTTGGGCTGTAAAACAAAAGGCCACTCCTGAACATTGGTACGCTTTGAAGTTTTTCAATGTCTTTGGCCCGAATGAATATGAAAAAGGTTCTATGGCCAGCGTTGCGTACAAAGCTTATCACCAAATTCAAGACACTTCTGAATTAGGACTTTTTAAATCTTACGATTCTCAGTACGAAGATGGAAAACAACTGCGTGATTTTGTTTACGTCAAAGATGTTGTCCGTTGGATGCAAGAGCTTATGGATAAAAAACCAGAAAGCGGTATCTACAATATGGGTTTTGGAAAAGCTCGTACATGGTTAGATATGGCTCACCCTTTATTTGAATCTATGGATAAGGAACTCAAAATCAAGTGGCTTGAAATGCCCGAAAATATTCGCAACCAATATCAGTACTTCACAGAAGCGAATATGAATAAATGGCAACAAGCAGGACTATCACATCCACAGTGGCCGCTAGAAACAGCCATCAAGGATTATGTTACGAATTATCTGAGCCAACAGGATCCTTGGTTATAATAATGGAGCGTCTTCCGTCACATCTTCAGAAGTATATCGTTAAGCAAGACTACGAAAAGTACACAGCCCTTGATCACGCTGTCTGGAGATACATTCTACGCCAACTTAAATCTTACTTAAGTGTACATGCCCACGCGAGTTACTTAGAGGGGCTTGAAAAAACTGGCATTGATATCGAACAAATACCACGCATTGAAAATATCAGTGCCCATCTTGAAAAGTTCGGCTGGCGCGCACTTCCTGTCAGCGGATTCATCCCACCAGCAGCGTTTATGGAGTTGCAGTCTTTAAGTGTTCTACCTATTGCTTCTGATATGCGCTCTTTAGATCATCTGCTGTACACACCGGCTCCGGACATTGTGCACGAAGCTGCAGGACACGCTCCTATCATCGCTGATCCGGAATATGCTGAGTATCTAAAACAATATGCTCAAGTCGCAAAGAAAGCGATTATCAGCAAAGAGGATTTAGAGCTCTATGAAGCTATTCGCGAACTTTCAGATGTTAAAGAAAATCCAGCATCAACACCGGAAGAGATCAAAGCTTCCGATGAAAAGCTTGTGCGTGTTTCGAAGTCTATTTCATTTACCTCTGAAGCCTCTGAGCTATCTCGCATGAATTGGTGGACGGCTGAGTATGGTTTGATCGGGGACATCAAGAAGCCAAAAATATTTGGCGCAGGTCTTTTATCCTCTGTCGGTGAATCGCAGTGGTGCCTATCAGATAATGTTAAAAAGATCCCATTAAGTCTTGCTTGTATTCATCAGTCTTACGATATCACCGAGCCACAACCACAGCTCTATGTCGCACGCGACTTTAAACATCTTTCAGAAGTTCTGGAAGAGCTGTCAGAAACGATGGCCTACAAACTAGGTGGACGCCAAGGCCTAGATAAAGCCGTCCAAGCGGAAAGCGTGAATACAGTAGAACTCAATACCGGACTACAGATCTCTGGCACATTGAAAAAATACCTTACGGATGCAAAGGGACAACCCGCTTACTTACAGTTTGTCGGACCAACCCAGTTATGTTTTGCTGATCGTGAGATTGAAGGGCACGCTAATACGTATCACAAAGACGGATACGGCACCCCTGTCGGAAACATTTTAAATTTTTCACTCGAGTCCTTACAAATCGGACAGATTGCATCTTTGAACTATGAATCGGGAGTGCAAGTTAGCGGACGATTGACTCAGATACAAAAAGTCAGCGAAACGTCAAAGGCTGTGGTTCTGTCATTTGAAAATGCCACGGCTCAGTTTAAAGATGAAATTCTTTTCCGTCCAGAATGGGGAATTTACGATATCGTATTAGGTGAAGACGTTAGTTCTGTTTTTGGTGGCCCAGCAGACCGCGTGGCCTATGGGGAATTTGATGACTTCGTCGCAAAGCGAGTGCCTCCACCACAGTATTCCGAGAATCAGAAAAAGCTTTTCTCTTTCTACCAAAAGTTACGTGACCTCAGAGCTGACTTTAAAAAAAGTGGCTCTATTTCAGCGTCAACATTGCAAGAGCAGTTTCAAACATTTAAAGCTCATTCGGCGAATGAATGGCTTTTATTTGTTGAACTACTTGAAATGGCCATTAAAGCTGGTCTTGCTGAAGATGATTTCAAAAATCATCTTCAATCATTAGCAGCTCAAAATACCAAGCACCGTCCTTTAATCGAAGAAGGAATAAAGTTAGCCTATGAGAAATTTTGATCTACGTGTTGTGTTGGTGCGCTCTTTGTACGAGCGCAATGTGGGCTCTGTTTCACGTGCTATGGCAAACATGGGTGTTAGTAAGCTTATTCTGATCGACCCGAAATGTGAATTCACTATCGAATCCAATAAGGCGGCGGCTTCAGGACAAGCAGCATTACAAAATCGCGTCACCTACCCGAGCTGGGACGAGTTCTATAAAACTGAACCGCGAGGACTACAAATCGCAACAACCGCACGGGATGGACGTGGTCGTCTAGTCGAAGACCTACCCGTCACACTGAACCGATTAAAAGAAAGCCACCCCGCCTTACAAAAAGAAAGCGATGAGCCTTTTATCATTCATTTACTTTTTGGACCTGAGGATTGGGGATTAAGTGGTGAAGATATTCAGTATGCGAATCACTGCTGTACAATTCCCACCTATGGTGACAATTCCAGCTTAAACTTAGCTCAAGCCGTGCTTTTAGCTCTGTATACTTTTCGTAATATTTTTGGTGGGGAACGTACGCGCTTAGACGGCCAACAAAAACCCCGAGAGCAACAAAAGAAACCGCTGATCTTCCCAGATGAAACTTTGAAGCAATGGCTGTTAGAAATGAATATGGATTTGAGCAAACGCCGTATTAACGTTTTCACTGTATTACGCCGGATGCTTTTGCAAAATGCTCCATCTGAAAAAGAGTTCCGTATGCTCGAGATTGTATTGCAACAAAGCTTACGCCGGATGCGAGAAGGAAAAGAAAACGCGCAAGCGTCTAAAGCTCTGAGCGCTACTGATACTGCTGATAACAGCACGACAAATAAAAACGGCGACCTGTAAGTCGCCGTTAATTAAGCCGTTTCTTAGGCCATTAAATCTTGTAATTCGTGTAACTTTTTAATTTTTTGATCCAAGACAATGATCTCTTCAGAGATTTGCTCACCTTCATTGTTGAGCATGTTAATCTCTTTCACCAAACCTGTCGTATCTGAACCCACTAATTCAAGGTTATCGACCACATTACTCATCTGTTCGATCTTGCTTTTAAGTTTTTCAATAGACTGGTTCATTTTCTTTCTTTTAGAGCTGAGATCTTTTCTCATGCCCTTGATCTGATCCAAAGTCAGAGGAGAAGCTTTCATCTGTGTGATCATCTCGTCTGATTTTTTAGCCTCAGAGCTATCATCAAGAAAGGTGTGTAATAATAAAGACCATTCGTCGCGGAGCCCTTTCGGGCTAATTATACCATCATTCATACGTGGACCTAGTATAACACGGGTTTCGACATTCTCTGAAACTTCTGTCGTGCGCTATTTTTGCGCATCGTAAGTCACTGAAAGTATTGAGTTAATTTTTGTGATTTTTACAGAGCTGGACCTTTGACAGGGTTGACAGGTGTTTTCAACGCGCAGCGCACGGGAAGAATGACCCGTGCGTTAAAATCAGTGATTTTCAGAGGGAAAATAGCGTTTCCGATCTATTTCTTCATCCATGATTGCCAGTAGTTCACTAGCTCCACTTCATTCAAACCAATATCAACTTGTAGTGGTTTAACTGAGTCAATCATCACCGCCACTTCGTCTGTAAACGTCTTCTTCCCCTGAGCAGCAAAGGCTTTCGGGTGCGGGCCATGGGGGAATCCCGCAGGATGCAATGTCATCATATTCGCATGCAGGTTATCACGACTGAAGAAGTTTCCAGCGTGATAAAATAACACTTCATCATAGTCGATATTCTGATGATAGAACGGGACCTTCAAGGCATCAGCATCTGTTTCGATTGGACGAGGCAAGAATGTGCAGACAACAAAACCATTGGCAGCAAATGTCGTGTGAGCCGATGGCGGCAAGTGCACACGATGGGACATCATCGGCATCATATCATCGATGTGTAATGTGAATGGGAAGTAATCCCCTTTCCATCCCACAGTATCGTAAACACAGCTATCATAAGAAAATTCAGTCATGACATCTAAGCGCTTCACGCTGATCTCTGTTGAGGTCACACGTTTTTCTTTTTTCAATTGATGCATCTCTTCTAAATCCGGTTTTCCAAAACTTGCAGGATCGTAGAAGGCATTGCGACCAACCATTCCGCGCTCAGGCTCACGATACAAACCTGTCATAGACTCGATAATAATAAACTGAGTTTTTTCATGGAATACAAATGTATGATGTAAAGACTTTGGAACATTGATGTAAGAACCAGTTTTAAATTTCAACAAACCATACTCAGTTAGAACAACACCCGAACCGGCGTGACAGAAGTAAAGTGTTTCCCCATCGGCATTACGTAGCGAAGGCAACACGTTACTAGCATGGCTTAGATCTGTGACTTCATTCCAACATGAATAAATAGCGACGTCTGAATTAAAGAACAGACGATGCCATTTACCCAATTGATATTTCATTTCGACTAAGTCGTAAAGATGAGGTCTTAATGGACCTTCAATGTTAGTCCATTTCGTAGAAGCCTCGGGCTTGATCAGATGAGACACAGGGCCAAAGAAACCTTTTCGCCCTTGTTCTTCTTCGTAGCAACCCTCAGGAATAGCTTTATGTCCTTGAGTATTATGTTTGCCTTGTGAGTACTGATACATACGAGTGCTCCTTCAAATGGATTTTACTAATAGTGATTAGAGGTAACCGCGCGCTCTTTGATCGGCTTCAATCGCATCAAATAGGGCTTGGAAGTTACCATCACCAAAACCAT encodes the following:
- a CDS encoding homogentisate 1,2-dioxygenase; protein product: MYQYSQGKHNTQGHKAIPEGCYEEEQGRKGFFGPVSHLIKPEASTKWTNIEGPLRPHLYDLVEMKYQLGKWHRLFFNSDVAIYSCWNEVTDLSHASNVLPSLRNADGETLYFCHAGSGVVLTEYGLLKFKTGSYINVPKSLHHTFVFHEKTQFIIIESMTGLYREPERGMVGRNAFYDPASFGKPDLEEMHQLKKEKRVTSTEISVKRLDVMTEFSYDSCVYDTVGWKGDYFPFTLHIDDMMPMMSHRVHLPPSAHTTFAANGFVVCTFLPRPIETDADALKVPFYHQNIDYDEVLFYHAGNFFSRDNLHANMMTLHPAGFPHGPHPKAFAAQGKKTFTDEVAVMIDSVKPLQVDIGLNEVELVNYWQSWMKK